One window from the genome of Amycolatopsis sp. NBC_01480 encodes:
- a CDS encoding flavin-containing monooxygenase has translation MGETARTPSVLIVGAGFGGIGTAVELKRAGFHDITILEQADEPGGVWRENTYPGAACDVASPLYSFSYEPNPRWPRRYSLQPDIHAYLKRVIGKYGIAPHIRYGQEVTAATFDEGRWRVETAGGETYEADVFVPAVGQLSRPAMPDLPGLGTFEGPSFHSARWDHEAALDGKRVAVIGTGASAIQFVPELQKRVAKLTIFQRTAPHIMAKNDARYTGWQQRLFRRVPATQLFGRLRIFLLAEYATYAMTQHPLLAKMFEARTAQLRRRYLKDPELRRKLTPGFPLGCKRILFTSNYLPAVAQPNVEVETTRIREITPHGVRTEDGVEHEVDAIVYGTGFRATEFLGTMKVHGLGGRALSDAWAGGARAYLGLSVPGFPNLFCVYGPNTNLGAGSIIYMLERQARYIRQAVEQLARPGVSYLDVKPEVEERYDTEVQRRLSRSVWSACSSWYRQADGRVTTNWPGLVTEYDRRTRRLDPADYRMVTTR, from the coding sequence ATGGGTGAAACGGCAAGGACGCCGTCGGTGCTGATCGTCGGCGCCGGCTTCGGCGGGATCGGGACGGCGGTCGAGCTCAAGCGCGCCGGGTTCCACGACATCACGATCCTGGAGCAGGCGGACGAGCCCGGTGGCGTGTGGCGCGAAAACACGTACCCCGGCGCGGCGTGCGACGTCGCGTCACCGCTCTACTCCTTCTCGTACGAGCCCAACCCGCGATGGCCCCGGCGGTACTCGCTGCAGCCGGACATCCACGCGTACCTCAAACGGGTCATCGGGAAATACGGGATCGCCCCGCACATCCGTTACGGGCAGGAGGTCACCGCGGCCACCTTCGACGAAGGCCGATGGCGCGTGGAGACGGCGGGCGGCGAGACCTACGAGGCGGACGTGTTCGTCCCGGCCGTCGGCCAGCTCTCGCGCCCGGCGATGCCCGACCTCCCCGGGCTCGGCACCTTCGAAGGCCCCTCGTTCCACTCCGCGCGGTGGGACCACGAGGCGGCGTTGGACGGCAAGCGCGTCGCGGTGATCGGGACCGGCGCCAGCGCCATCCAGTTCGTGCCGGAGCTGCAGAAGCGCGTCGCGAAGCTGACCATCTTCCAGCGCACCGCGCCGCACATCATGGCCAAGAACGACGCGCGGTACACCGGCTGGCAGCAGCGGCTGTTCCGGCGTGTCCCGGCCACCCAGCTGTTCGGCCGGCTGCGGATCTTCCTGCTGGCCGAGTACGCGACGTACGCGATGACGCAGCACCCGCTCCTGGCGAAGATGTTCGAGGCGCGCACCGCGCAGCTGCGTCGCCGCTACCTCAAGGACCCCGAGCTGCGACGGAAGCTCACCCCCGGATTTCCGCTGGGCTGCAAGCGAATCCTGTTCACCAGCAACTACCTGCCCGCCGTCGCGCAGCCGAACGTCGAGGTCGAGACCACCCGGATCCGCGAGATCACCCCGCACGGCGTGCGCACCGAAGACGGCGTCGAGCACGAGGTGGACGCGATCGTCTACGGCACCGGCTTCCGCGCCACCGAATTCCTCGGCACCATGAAGGTGCACGGGCTCGGCGGGCGGGCGCTGTCCGACGCCTGGGCCGGTGGCGCGCGGGCGTACCTCGGCCTTTCGGTGCCCGGCTTCCCGAACCTGTTCTGCGTTTACGGCCCCAACACCAACCTCGGCGCGGGCTCCATCATCTACATGCTCGAACGGCAGGCGCGCTACATCCGCCAGGCGGTGGAGCAACTGGCCCGGCCCGGAGTGTCCTATTTGGACGTCAAACCGGAGGTCGAGGAGCGGTACGACACCGAGGTGCAGCGGCGGCTCTCGCGCAGCGTCTGGAGCGCGTGCAGCAGCTGGTACCGGCAGGCGGACGGGCGGGTGACCACCAACTGGCCCGGCCTGGTCACCGAATACGACCGCCGGACCCGGCGCCTCGACCCGGCCGACTACCGGATGGTGACCACGCGCTGA
- a CDS encoding winged helix DNA-binding domain-containing protein — MNLSRRALSRATLDRQLLLRRVKLPAFDAVEHLAGLQAQAPFPPYYALQARLHGFQPEDLSKLLLDRQVVRLVLMRGTVHLVSAADALAWRPLVQVIMDRDLDTNIQFAAEIAGLDRGAVGEAARELLAARPHSGAELGAALAARWPDRPAGALTHLARGLLPLVQIPPRGVWGSSGQPTYQHAHDWIGRSAPVAPSPAELVRRYLKAFGPASVADAQAWAGITRLGEVFAEMDLRTYRDPDGRVLYDLPEAVVPDEDVPAPLRLLGPFDQTLLAYADRRRVISDEYRKRVITQNGLVKGTVLAGGQVRGSWETAKAGGKTTLTVTPFERLTKRDVSAAESAGRKLLAWASPDTEPEVRVLPAS, encoded by the coding sequence ATGAATCTGAGCCGGCGCGCCTTGAGCCGCGCGACGCTGGACCGTCAGCTGCTGCTGCGGCGGGTGAAGCTGCCGGCGTTCGACGCGGTGGAGCACCTCGCGGGATTGCAGGCGCAGGCGCCGTTCCCGCCGTACTACGCGCTTCAGGCGCGGCTGCACGGCTTCCAGCCCGAGGACCTGTCGAAGCTGCTGCTCGACCGGCAGGTGGTGCGCCTGGTGCTGATGCGCGGCACGGTGCACCTGGTCAGCGCCGCGGACGCGCTCGCGTGGCGGCCGCTGGTGCAGGTGATCATGGACCGCGACCTGGACACGAACATCCAGTTCGCGGCGGAGATCGCCGGGCTGGACCGCGGCGCCGTCGGCGAGGCGGCGCGTGAGCTGCTGGCCGCCCGGCCACACTCGGGCGCGGAGCTGGGCGCCGCGCTCGCGGCACGCTGGCCGGACCGGCCGGCCGGCGCGCTGACGCACCTGGCAAGGGGCCTCCTGCCGCTCGTGCAGATCCCGCCGCGGGGCGTGTGGGGCTCGTCCGGGCAGCCGACCTACCAGCACGCCCACGATTGGATCGGCAGGTCTGCTCCGGTCGCGCCCTCGCCGGCCGAGCTGGTTCGGCGGTATCTCAAGGCGTTCGGCCCGGCTTCGGTGGCGGACGCGCAGGCCTGGGCGGGCATCACGCGGCTCGGCGAGGTCTTCGCGGAGATGGACCTGCGCACCTACCGCGACCCCGACGGCCGCGTGCTCTACGACCTGCCCGAAGCCGTGGTCCCGGACGAGGACGTGCCCGCGCCGCTGCGGCTGCTGGGCCCGTTCGACCAGACCCTGCTGGCCTACGCCGACCGGCGGCGGGTGATCAGCGACGAGTACCGCAAGCGCGTCATCACGCAGAACGGGCTGGTGAAGGGCACCGTGCTGGCCGGCGGTCAGGTGCGGGGCAGCTGGGAAACGGCCAAGGCGGGCGGGAAAACCACACTCACGGTGACCCCGTTCGAACGGCTGACCAAGCGCGACGTCAGCGCCGCGGAGAGCGCCGGACGGAAGCTGCTGGCCTGGGCCTCCCCCGACACCGAGCCCGAGGTGCGCGTGCTGCCCGCCTCGTGA
- a CDS encoding AraC family transcriptional regulator yields MAELAAPAVRDWDFPRGTASIQLMLRFAEDHGVPARDLLPAADLDALGGWDAPDRQVDARQELAVVRAVAARAGDSDDLALELGRRYRVTTFGIFGFACISSPTMRDAMLFALRYLDLSFTFCIPHVELDEDGISVVIDDSRVPSDVARFLTLRDLGAIHTVMRDLLPEIRLEHLAFRHDAPIDAQSYVDAFGLVPEFGAPRHIATMDPALLAYPLPQANEQTVALCAAQCDALVARRRARSGISQLVRERLVRLGGVDAGMDEIARQLAVSPRTLRRRLADAGTGYRQLVDEVRQALAEEMLDTGALSVEDVALRLGYAEASSFIYAFKRWTGMTPAAFARRSAPRARPGR; encoded by the coding sequence ATGGCCGAGCTCGCCGCGCCCGCGGTCCGCGACTGGGACTTCCCCCGAGGCACGGCCAGCATCCAGCTCATGCTCCGGTTCGCCGAGGACCACGGCGTGCCCGCGCGCGACCTGCTGCCCGCCGCCGACCTCGACGCACTGGGCGGCTGGGACGCGCCGGACCGGCAGGTGGACGCTCGCCAGGAGCTGGCCGTGGTCCGCGCCGTCGCCGCGCGCGCCGGGGATTCCGACGACCTGGCGCTGGAGCTGGGCCGCCGTTACCGCGTGACAACGTTCGGCATCTTCGGGTTCGCCTGCATCAGCAGCCCGACTATGCGTGACGCGATGCTGTTCGCCTTGCGCTACCTGGACCTCAGCTTCACCTTCTGCATCCCGCACGTCGAGCTGGACGAGGACGGGATCAGCGTGGTCATCGACGACTCGCGGGTGCCCTCCGACGTCGCCCGCTTCCTGACCCTGCGGGACCTCGGCGCGATCCACACGGTGATGCGCGACCTGCTCCCGGAGATCCGCCTGGAGCACCTGGCCTTCCGGCACGACGCACCCATTGACGCGCAGTCCTATGTGGACGCGTTCGGCCTGGTCCCGGAATTCGGCGCCCCGCGCCACATCGCGACCATGGACCCCGCGTTGCTCGCCTATCCGCTGCCGCAGGCCAACGAGCAGACAGTCGCCCTGTGCGCTGCGCAATGCGACGCGCTGGTCGCCCGCCGCCGGGCACGCTCCGGCATCTCCCAGCTGGTGCGGGAGCGCCTGGTGCGCCTGGGCGGGGTCGACGCCGGCATGGACGAGATCGCGCGCCAGCTCGCGGTCAGCCCGCGCACGCTGCGCCGCCGGCTGGCCGACGCGGGCACCGGCTACCGCCAGCTCGTGGACGAGGTCCGCCAGGCGCTCGCCGAGGAGATGCTGGACACCGGTGCGCTGTCGGTGGAGGACGTCGCGCTGCGGCTGGGCTACGCGGAGGCGTCGAGCTTCATCTACGCGTTCAAACGGTGGACCGGGATGACCCCGGCCGCGTTCGCGCGCCGGTCCGCTCCGCGAGCACGGCCGGGTAGGTGA
- a CDS encoding TetR/AcrR family transcriptional regulator, with product MSTGAQPTRRRMEPAERKAEILTAARRLFGAGSYASVSTSDIAAAAGVARPLINHYFGGKRELYLEVVRQMMIVPAPVVESLPDEPMERRLEIGIERWIEVVERNRDAWLTVIGPEAAGRDPEIERIMLEADEIAADRVLAAALMTDVAEGREQLRAMIRSYGGMLRAASREWLIRGTLERAELRTFLVESILGLLKVTYPAVLAERTGARTRPGSSRSTV from the coding sequence ATGAGTACCGGAGCGCAGCCCACCCGGCGACGGATGGAGCCGGCCGAGCGCAAGGCCGAGATCCTCACGGCGGCGCGGCGGCTGTTCGGCGCGGGCAGCTACGCATCGGTGTCCACTTCGGACATCGCGGCCGCCGCCGGGGTGGCGCGGCCGTTGATCAACCACTACTTCGGCGGCAAGCGCGAGCTGTACCTCGAAGTGGTGCGGCAGATGATGATCGTGCCCGCGCCGGTGGTGGAATCGCTGCCGGACGAGCCGATGGAGCGCCGGCTGGAGATCGGCATCGAGCGCTGGATCGAGGTGGTCGAGCGCAACCGCGACGCCTGGCTGACCGTGATCGGGCCGGAGGCCGCGGGCCGCGACCCCGAGATCGAGCGCATCATGCTGGAGGCCGACGAGATCGCGGCCGACCGGGTGCTCGCCGCCGCGCTGATGACCGACGTCGCCGAGGGCCGTGAGCAGTTGCGCGCGATGATCCGTTCGTACGGCGGGATGTTGCGCGCCGCTTCGCGCGAGTGGCTGATCCGCGGCACGCTCGAGCGCGCCGAACTGCGCACGTTCCTCGTCGAATCGATACTGGGCCTGCTGAAGGTCACCTACCCGGCCGTGCTCGCGGAGCGGACCGGCGCGCGAACGCGGCCGGGGTCATCCCGGTCCACCGTTTGA